A section of the Eublepharis macularius isolate TG4126 chromosome 1, MPM_Emac_v1.0, whole genome shotgun sequence genome encodes:
- the S100A6 gene encoding protein S100-A6 → MACPLDQAICLLVATFHKYSGKEGDKNTLSKKELKELIQKELTIGPKLHEEEIQNLMADLDRNKDKEVNFQEYVTFLGALAMIYNEALCSSS, encoded by the exons ATGGCATGCCCCCTGGACCAAGCTATCTGCCTCTTGGTTGCTACTTTTCACAAATATTCAGGCAAAGAGGGTGACAAGAACACTCTGAGCAAGAAGGAGTTGAAGGAACTGATCCAGAAGGAGTTGACCATTGGACCA AAACTGCATGAAGAAGAGATTCAAAACCTGATGGCAGATCTGGATCGCAACAAAGATAAGGAGGTGAACTTCCAGGAATATGTGACCTTTTTAGGCGCCTTGGCAATGATTTACAATGAGGCTTTGTGTTCCTCATCTTAA